One genomic window of Burkholderia diffusa includes the following:
- the kdsB gene encoding 3-deoxy-manno-octulosonate cytidylyltransferase produces the protein MTHPQPFIAVIPARLASTRLPNKPLADLGGKPMVVRVAERAREAGAQQVFVASDAQSVLDAAREHGFEAVLTRADHPSGTDRLAEVAATFGWSDDTVVVNVQGDEPLIDPVLVRDVASHLAAHPDCAIATAAHPIHDAADVFNPNIVKVALDARNVAMYFSRAPIPWSRDAYQPHWPDVAAMPAPAFPVHRHIGLYAYRARFLRTYPSLAQAPIEQAEQLEQLRAMWHGERIAVLITQHAPEAGIDTPADLARVQALFRPGSK, from the coding sequence CATCGCCGTCATTCCTGCCCGGCTCGCGTCGACGCGTCTGCCGAACAAGCCGCTCGCCGATCTCGGCGGCAAGCCGATGGTCGTACGCGTCGCCGAGCGCGCGCGCGAAGCGGGCGCGCAGCAGGTGTTCGTCGCGTCCGATGCGCAGAGCGTGCTCGACGCGGCCCGCGAGCACGGGTTCGAAGCGGTGCTGACGCGCGCCGATCATCCGTCCGGCACCGACCGGCTCGCGGAAGTTGCCGCGACGTTCGGGTGGAGCGACGACACCGTCGTCGTCAACGTGCAGGGTGACGAGCCGCTGATCGACCCGGTGCTCGTGCGCGACGTAGCGTCGCACCTCGCCGCACATCCGGACTGCGCGATCGCGACCGCCGCGCACCCGATCCACGACGCCGCCGACGTGTTCAACCCGAACATCGTGAAGGTCGCGCTAGACGCGCGCAACGTCGCGATGTACTTCTCGCGCGCGCCGATTCCGTGGAGCCGTGATGCTTACCAGCCGCACTGGCCCGACGTCGCAGCCATGCCTGCACCGGCCTTTCCGGTCCATCGCCACATCGGGCTGTACGCGTATCGCGCGCGTTTCCTGCGCACCTATCCGTCGCTCGCGCAGGCGCCGATCGAGCAGGCCGAGCAGCTCGAACAGCTGCGCGCGATGTGGCACGGCGAGCGCATCGCGGTGCTGATCACCCAACATGCGCCCGAAGCCGGCATCGACACGCCAGCCGATCTCGCACGCGTGCAGGCCCTTTTTCGGCCGGGTTCAAAATAA
- the adk gene encoding adenylate kinase, whose product MRLILLGAPGAGKGTQANFIKEKFGIPQISTGDMLRAAVKAGTPLGIEAKRFMDEGKLVTDDLIIGLVKERLKEADCANGYLFDGFPRTIAQADAMKEAGVAIDYVLEIDVPFSEIIERMSGRRTHPASGRTYHVKFNPPKVEGVDDMTGEPLIQRDDDKEETVKKRLEVYEAQTKPLIKYYGDWAQRGEENGLKAPQYRKISGLGTVDEIRERAFDALK is encoded by the coding sequence ATGCGTTTGATCCTGTTGGGCGCGCCCGGCGCGGGAAAGGGCACCCAGGCAAACTTCATCAAGGAAAAGTTCGGCATCCCTCAAATCTCGACGGGCGACATGCTGCGCGCGGCCGTCAAGGCCGGCACGCCGCTCGGCATCGAGGCGAAGCGCTTCATGGACGAAGGCAAGCTCGTGACGGACGACCTGATCATCGGTCTCGTGAAGGAGCGCCTGAAGGAAGCCGATTGTGCGAACGGCTATCTGTTCGATGGCTTCCCGCGCACGATCGCGCAGGCTGACGCGATGAAGGAAGCCGGCGTCGCGATCGACTACGTGCTCGAGATCGACGTCCCGTTCTCGGAGATCATCGAGCGCATGAGCGGCCGCCGCACGCACCCGGCGTCGGGCCGCACGTACCACGTCAAGTTCAATCCGCCGAAGGTCGAGGGCGTGGACGACATGACGGGCGAACCGCTGATCCAGCGCGACGACGACAAGGAAGAAACCGTCAAGAAGCGTCTCGAAGTGTATGAAGCGCAGACCAAGCCGCTGATCAAGTACTACGGCGACTGGGCGCAGCGCGGCGAGGAAAACGGCCTGAAGGCCCCGCAGTATCGCAAGATCTCGGGCCTCGGCACCGTCGATGAAATCCGCGAGCGTGCGTTCGACGCACTGAAGTAA
- a CDS encoding SDR family NAD(P)-dependent oxidoreductase codes for MEIRGNVFLITGGASGLGAGTARMLAHAGGKVVLADLNDAAGTALATELGGLFVHCDVSSEADAHAAVDAATRTGMLRGLVNCAGIAPAAKTVGKDGAHPLDVFAKTINVNLVGTFNMIRLAAAAMAATAPNDGGERGVIVSTASVAAYDGQIGQAAYAASKAGVAGMTLPIARDLSRSGIRVMTIAPGLFETPMLLGMPKDVQDALGAMVPFPPRLGKPEEYAMLVRQIVENPMLNGEVIRLDGAIRMQPK; via the coding sequence ATGGAGATTCGCGGCAACGTCTTTCTGATCACCGGCGGCGCATCGGGCCTCGGCGCCGGGACGGCCCGCATGCTCGCGCACGCCGGCGGCAAGGTCGTCCTCGCCGACCTGAACGACGCGGCCGGCACGGCGCTCGCAACCGAGCTGGGCGGCCTGTTCGTGCACTGCGACGTGTCGAGCGAGGCCGATGCGCACGCGGCCGTCGACGCCGCGACGCGCACGGGCATGCTGCGCGGCCTCGTGAACTGCGCAGGCATCGCGCCCGCCGCGAAAACCGTCGGCAAGGACGGCGCGCATCCGCTTGACGTGTTCGCGAAGACGATCAACGTGAATCTGGTCGGCACCTTCAACATGATCCGGCTCGCGGCCGCCGCGATGGCTGCGACCGCGCCGAACGACGGCGGCGAGCGCGGGGTGATCGTCAGCACCGCGTCGGTCGCGGCTTACGACGGACAGATCGGCCAGGCCGCGTACGCGGCGTCGAAGGCCGGCGTCGCGGGCATGACGCTGCCGATCGCACGCGACCTTTCGCGCAGCGGCATCCGCGTGATGACGATCGCGCCCGGACTGTTCGAGACGCCGATGCTGCTCGGCATGCCGAAGGACGTGCAGGACGCGCTCGGCGCGATGGTGCCGTTCCCGCCGCGGCTCGGCAAACCGGAGGAATACGCGATGCTGGTGCGCCAGATCGTCGAGAACCCGATGCTCAACGGCGAAGTGATCCGCCTCGACGGCGCGATCCGGATGCAGCCGAAGTAA
- a CDS encoding SirB1 family protein yields MTRVLDYFSTLVADDDSLPVTETALSLAQDAYPDLDLQGTLAEIDMLAARLRRRLADDADLKDRVAALNEFFFRELGFACNHNDYYDPDNSHLNAVLKRRRGIPISLSVLYLELAEQIGVPARGVSFPGHFLLRVTLPDGDLIIDPTNGHSLSEAEMVEMLEPYVARAAGAVDSALRALLQPATSREIIARMLRNLKTIYLQTERWQRLLAVQQRLVILLPEQLDEVRDRGFAYARLDYLRPALEDLEQYLGERPDADDATVVESQVSELRQRMQRDGED; encoded by the coding sequence ATGACCCGCGTCCTCGACTACTTCAGCACGCTCGTGGCGGACGACGACAGTCTGCCCGTCACGGAAACCGCGCTGTCGCTTGCGCAGGACGCGTATCCCGACCTCGACCTGCAGGGCACGCTCGCCGAAATCGACATGCTGGCCGCGCGGCTGCGCCGCCGGCTCGCCGACGATGCGGACCTGAAGGACCGCGTCGCCGCGCTGAACGAGTTCTTCTTCCGCGAACTCGGCTTCGCGTGCAATCACAACGATTACTACGACCCCGATAACAGCCACCTGAACGCGGTGCTGAAGCGGCGGCGCGGGATTCCGATCTCGCTGTCGGTGCTGTACCTGGAGCTCGCCGAGCAGATCGGCGTGCCGGCGCGCGGCGTGTCGTTCCCCGGCCACTTCCTGCTGCGCGTGACGCTGCCGGACGGCGATCTCATCATCGATCCGACCAATGGTCATTCGCTGTCCGAGGCCGAGATGGTCGAGATGCTCGAGCCGTACGTCGCGCGTGCGGCGGGCGCGGTCGACAGCGCGTTGCGCGCGCTGCTGCAGCCGGCAACGAGCCGCGAGATCATCGCGCGGATGTTGCGCAACCTGAAGACGATCTACCTGCAGACGGAACGCTGGCAGCGGCTGCTCGCCGTGCAGCAGCGGCTCGTGATCCTGCTGCCGGAACAGCTCGACGAGGTGCGCGACCGCGGTTTCGCCTATGCGAGGCTCGACTATCTGCGCCCGGCGCTCGAGGATCTCGAGCAGTATCTCGGCGAGCGGCCCGATGCGGACGACGCGACCGTCGTCGAATCGCAGGTGAGCGAGTTGCGGCAGCGGATGCAGCGCGACGGCGAGGACTGA
- the murJ gene encoding murein biosynthesis integral membrane protein MurJ, with amino-acid sequence MNLFRALLTVSGFTLLSRVTGLARETLIARAFGASQYTDAFYVAFRIPNLLRRLSAEGAFSQAFVPILAEFKNQQGHDATKALVDAMSTVLAWALAVLSVLGIAGASWVVFAVASGLHTDGQAFPLAVTMTRIMFPYIVFISLTTLASGVLNTYKSFSLPAFAPVLLNVAFIAAAVFVAPHLKVPVYALAWAVIVGGVLQFVVQLPGLKKIDMVPLIGLNPVRALRHPGVKRVLAKMVPATFAVSVAQLSLIINTNIASRLGQGAVSWINYADRLMEFPTALLGVALGTILLPSLSKAHVDADTHEYSALLDWGLRVTFLLAAPSALALFFFATPLTATLFNYGKFDAHTVTMVARALATYGIGLVGIILIKILAPGFYAKQDIKTPVKIAIGVLIVTQISNYVFVPLIGHAGLTLSIGVGACLNSLLLFLGLRKRGIYQPSPGWLRFFVQMIGAALVLAGLMHWCAISFDWTGMRAQPLDRIALMAACLVLFAALYFGMLWVMGFKYAYFRRRAK; translated from the coding sequence ATGAATCTATTCCGAGCCCTGCTGACGGTCAGCGGCTTCACGCTGCTGTCGCGCGTGACCGGACTGGCCCGCGAGACGCTGATCGCCCGTGCGTTCGGCGCCAGTCAATACACCGACGCGTTCTACGTCGCCTTCCGCATTCCGAACCTGCTGCGCCGCCTGTCCGCCGAAGGCGCGTTCTCGCAGGCGTTCGTGCCGATCCTGGCCGAGTTCAAGAACCAGCAGGGGCACGATGCGACCAAGGCGCTCGTCGACGCGATGTCGACCGTGCTCGCCTGGGCGCTCGCCGTGTTGTCGGTCCTCGGAATCGCCGGCGCGTCGTGGGTCGTGTTCGCGGTCGCGTCCGGCCTGCATACCGACGGCCAGGCGTTCCCGCTCGCTGTCACGATGACGCGGATCATGTTCCCGTACATCGTGTTCATCTCGCTGACGACGCTCGCGTCCGGCGTGCTGAATACCTACAAGAGCTTCTCGCTGCCCGCGTTCGCGCCGGTGCTGCTCAACGTCGCGTTCATCGCCGCGGCCGTGTTCGTCGCGCCGCACCTGAAGGTGCCGGTCTATGCGCTCGCATGGGCCGTCATCGTGGGCGGCGTGCTGCAGTTCGTCGTGCAACTGCCGGGGCTGAAGAAGATCGACATGGTGCCGCTGATCGGCCTCAATCCGGTGCGCGCGCTGCGTCATCCCGGCGTGAAGCGCGTGCTCGCGAAGATGGTGCCCGCGACGTTCGCGGTGTCGGTCGCGCAACTGTCGCTGATCATCAACACCAACATCGCGTCGCGGCTCGGGCAGGGTGCCGTGTCGTGGATCAACTACGCCGATCGCCTGATGGAATTCCCGACCGCGCTGCTCGGCGTCGCGCTCGGCACGATCCTGCTGCCGAGCCTGTCGAAGGCGCACGTCGACGCCGATACGCATGAATATTCGGCACTGCTCGACTGGGGGCTGCGCGTCACGTTCCTGCTCGCGGCGCCGAGCGCGCTCGCGCTGTTCTTCTTCGCGACGCCGCTCACCGCGACGCTGTTCAACTACGGCAAGTTCGACGCGCATACGGTCACGATGGTCGCGCGCGCGCTCGCGACCTACGGGATCGGCCTCGTCGGCATCATTCTGATCAAGATCCTCGCGCCGGGCTTCTACGCGAAGCAGGACATCAAGACGCCCGTGAAGATCGCGATCGGCGTGCTGATCGTCACGCAGATCTCGAACTACGTGTTCGTGCCGTTGATCGGCCACGCGGGCCTCACGTTGAGCATCGGCGTCGGCGCATGCCTGAACTCGCTGCTGCTGTTTCTCGGGCTGCGCAAGCGCGGCATCTATCAGCCGTCGCCGGGCTGGCTGCGCTTCTTCGTGCAGATGATCGGCGCGGCGCTCGTGCTCGCGGGCCTGATGCACTGGTGCGCGATCAGCTTCGACTGGACGGGCATGCGCGCGCAGCCGCTCGATCGCATCGCGCTGATGGCCGCATGCCTCGTGCTGTTCGCTGCACTATATTTCGGTATGTTGTGGGTAATGGGCTTCAAATACGCTTACTTCAGAAGGCGCGCCAAGTGA
- the rpsT gene encoding 30S ribosomal protein S20, whose translation MANSAQARKRARQAAKANSHNSALRSKFRTAIKSVRKAVEAGDQAKAAELFKAAVKTIDTIADKKIVHKNKAARSKSRLAAAVKGLQAAA comes from the coding sequence ATGGCTAACTCCGCACAAGCACGCAAGCGCGCCCGCCAAGCCGCGAAGGCAAATTCGCACAACTCGGCGCTGCGCTCGAAATTCCGTACCGCGATCAAGTCGGTCCGCAAGGCTGTTGAAGCCGGCGACCAGGCAAAGGCTGCCGAGCTGTTCAAGGCTGCCGTGAAGACGATCGACACGATCGCCGACAAGAAGATCGTTCACAAGAACAAGGCCGCTCGCAGCAAGAGCCGCCTCGCCGCAGCCGTCAAGGGTCTGCAGGCAGCAGCGTAA
- a CDS encoding DUF3579 domain-containing protein — protein sequence MAETPPTEFFIQGITKDGKKFRPSDWSERLAGVMACFGPGASGPNARLKYSLYVRPTMLGDLKCVILDSRLRDIEPMAFDFVLNFAKDNNLVVTEACELPDYNEKK from the coding sequence ATGGCTGAAACCCCTCCGACCGAATTCTTCATCCAGGGCATCACGAAAGACGGGAAAAAGTTTCGCCCGAGCGACTGGTCGGAGCGTCTGGCCGGCGTGATGGCCTGTTTCGGGCCGGGTGCAAGCGGGCCGAATGCGCGCCTGAAATATTCGCTGTACGTGCGTCCGACGATGCTCGGCGACCTGAAATGCGTGATCCTCGATTCCCGGCTGCGCGACATCGAGCCGATGGCGTTCGATTTCGTGCTGAACTTCGCGAAGGACAACAACCTCGTCGTCACCGAGGCGTGCGAGTTGCCGGACTACAACGAGAAGAAGTGA
- the argF gene encoding ornithine carbamoyltransferase: MTAKTIRHYLQFKDFSLEDYEYVLERTGILKRKFKNYETYHPLHDRTLAMIFEKSSTRTRLSFEAGIFQLGGHAVFMSTRDTQLGRGEPVEDSAQVISRMVDIIMIRTFEQDVITRFAENSRVPVINGLTNEYHPCQVLADIFTYYEHRGPIAGKTVAWVGDANNMLYTWIEAAQILGFKLRLSTPPGYALDMKLVSPDSAPFYEVFDDPNEACKGADLVTTDVWTSMGFEAENEARKQAFADWCVDEEMMGHANADALFMHCLPAHRGEEVTAGVIDGPQSVVWDEAENRLHVQKALMEFLLLGRLKH, encoded by the coding sequence ATGACCGCCAAAACCATTCGTCACTACCTGCAGTTCAAGGATTTCTCGCTGGAAGACTACGAGTACGTGCTCGAACGCACGGGTATCCTGAAGCGCAAGTTCAAGAACTACGAGACCTATCACCCGCTGCACGACCGCACGCTCGCAATGATCTTCGAGAAGAGTTCGACGCGCACGCGCCTGTCCTTCGAAGCCGGCATCTTCCAGCTCGGCGGCCACGCGGTGTTCATGAGCACGCGCGACACGCAGCTCGGCCGCGGCGAGCCAGTCGAGGATTCCGCGCAGGTCATTTCGCGGATGGTCGACATCATCATGATCCGCACGTTCGAGCAGGACGTGATCACCCGCTTCGCGGAAAACTCCCGCGTGCCCGTGATCAACGGCCTGACCAACGAATACCACCCGTGCCAGGTGCTCGCCGACATCTTCACGTACTACGAGCACCGCGGCCCGATCGCTGGCAAGACGGTCGCGTGGGTCGGCGATGCGAACAACATGCTGTACACGTGGATCGAAGCCGCACAGATCCTCGGCTTCAAGCTGCGCCTGTCGACGCCGCCGGGCTATGCGCTCGACATGAAACTCGTGTCGCCGGACAGCGCGCCGTTCTACGAGGTGTTCGACGATCCTAACGAAGCGTGCAAGGGCGCCGATCTCGTGACGACCGACGTGTGGACGAGCATGGGTTTCGAAGCCGAGAACGAAGCCCGCAAGCAGGCGTTTGCCGACTGGTGCGTCGACGAGGAAATGATGGGCCACGCGAACGCGGACGCGCTCTTCATGCACTGCCTGCCCGCGCACCGTGGCGAGGAAGTGACCGCCGGCGTGATCGACGGCCCGCAGAGCGTCGTGTGGGACGAGGCGGAAAACCGCCTGCACGTGCAGAAGGCGCTGATGGAGTTCCTGCTGCTCGGCCGCCTCAAGCACTGA
- the murB gene encoding UDP-N-acetylmuramate dehydrogenase, with the protein MPMPPDDSALSLLPDHPLAAHNTFGIAAKARFAARITQAAQFEALHRDPRVASLPRLVLGGGSNVVFTRDFDGVVLFDEIAGRRVVREDDDAWYVEAGGGEIWHAFVAWTLEHGMPGLENLALIPGTVGAAPIQNIGAYGLEMKTYFDSLVAVELATGRSECFDAARCTFGYRDSFFKREGRGRFAIVAVTFRLPKRWTPRLGYADVTRELDARGISPDAATPRDVFDAVVAIRRAKLPDPLVLGNAGSFFKNPVIDAAQFDALRARAPDVVSYAQPDGQVKLAAGWLIDRCGWKGRALGAAAVHDRQALVLVNRGGATGAEVLALARAIQDDVRERFGVELEPEPVCL; encoded by the coding sequence ATGCCGATGCCTCCTGACGATTCCGCCCTGTCGCTGCTCCCCGACCATCCGCTCGCCGCGCACAACACGTTCGGCATCGCCGCGAAGGCGCGCTTCGCCGCGCGCATCACGCAGGCGGCGCAGTTCGAGGCGCTGCATCGCGACCCGCGCGTCGCATCGCTGCCGCGGCTCGTGCTCGGCGGCGGCAGCAACGTCGTGTTCACGCGCGATTTCGACGGCGTTGTGCTGTTCGACGAGATCGCCGGCCGCCGCGTCGTGCGCGAGGACGACGACGCGTGGTACGTCGAGGCCGGCGGCGGCGAGATCTGGCACGCGTTCGTCGCGTGGACGCTCGAGCACGGGATGCCGGGCCTCGAGAACCTTGCGCTGATTCCGGGCACCGTCGGCGCCGCGCCGATCCAGAACATCGGCGCGTACGGCCTCGAGATGAAGACGTATTTCGACTCGCTGGTCGCCGTCGAGCTCGCGACGGGGCGTAGCGAATGCTTCGATGCGGCGCGCTGCACATTCGGCTATCGCGACAGTTTCTTCAAGCGGGAAGGGCGCGGGCGCTTCGCCATCGTCGCGGTGACGTTTCGGCTGCCCAAGCGCTGGACACCGCGGCTCGGCTACGCGGACGTCACGCGCGAGCTCGACGCGCGCGGCATTTCGCCCGACGCGGCAACGCCGCGCGACGTGTTCGACGCGGTCGTCGCGATCCGCCGCGCGAAGCTGCCCGATCCGCTCGTGCTCGGCAACGCGGGCAGTTTCTTCAAGAATCCGGTGATCGACGCCGCGCAGTTCGACGCGCTGCGCGCGCGCGCGCCGGACGTCGTGTCGTATGCGCAGCCGGACGGGCAGGTGAAGCTCGCGGCCGGCTGGCTGATCGACCGCTGCGGCTGGAAGGGGCGAGCGCTCGGCGCGGCGGCCGTGCACGACCGGCAGGCGCTCGTGCTGGTGAATCGCGGCGGCGCGACGGGTGCCGAGGTCCTTGCGCTGGCGCGTGCGATCCAGGACGACGTGCGCGAGCGGTTCGGCGTCGAGCTCGAACCCGAGCCGGTGTGCCTGTAG
- a CDS encoding YajQ family cyclic di-GMP-binding protein, with amino-acid sequence MPSFDVVSEANMIEVKNAIEQSNKEISTRFDFKGSDARVEQKERELTLFADDDFKLGQVKDVLINKLAKRNVDVRFLDYGKIEKIGGDKVKQVVTVKKGVTGDLAKKIVRLVKDSKIKVQASIQGDAVRVAGTKRDDLQSVIAMLRKDVTDTPLDFNNFRD; translated from the coding sequence ATGCCATCGTTCGACGTCGTTTCCGAAGCGAACATGATCGAAGTGAAGAACGCCATCGAGCAGTCGAACAAGGAAATTTCGACGCGCTTCGACTTCAAGGGCTCCGACGCACGCGTCGAGCAGAAGGAGCGCGAGCTCACGCTGTTCGCCGACGACGATTTCAAGCTCGGCCAGGTCAAGGACGTGCTGATCAACAAGCTAGCGAAGCGCAACGTCGACGTGCGCTTCCTCGACTACGGCAAGATCGAGAAGATCGGCGGCGACAAGGTCAAGCAGGTCGTCACCGTGAAGAAGGGCGTGACGGGCGACCTCGCGAAGAAGATCGTCAGGCTCGTGAAAGACAGCAAGATCAAGGTGCAGGCAAGCATCCAGGGCGACGCGGTGCGCGTGGCCGGCACGAAACGCGACGACCTGCAGAGCGTGATCGCGATGCTGCGCAAGGACGTGACCGACACCCCGCTCGACTTCAACAACTTCCGCGACTGA
- the plsY gene encoding glycerol-3-phosphate 1-O-acyltransferase PlsY — MQILLAALVAYLIGSVSFAVVVSAAMGLADPRSYGSKNPGATNVLRSGNKKAAILTLAGDAFKGWLAVWLARHFGLPDVAVAWVAIAVFLGHLYPVFFRFQGGKGVATAAGVLLAVHPVLGLATALTWLIVAFFFRYSSLAALVAAVFAPVFDVFLFGTGHNPVAWAVLAMSVLLVWRHRGNISKLLAGQESRIGDKKKAASDGGAQDGGKA, encoded by the coding sequence ATGCAGATCCTGCTCGCCGCACTAGTTGCCTACCTGATCGGTTCGGTGTCGTTCGCCGTCGTCGTCAGCGCCGCGATGGGCCTGGCCGACCCCCGTTCGTACGGGTCGAAGAATCCCGGCGCGACCAATGTGCTGCGCAGCGGCAACAAGAAGGCCGCGATCCTGACGCTCGCCGGCGACGCATTCAAGGGCTGGCTCGCCGTCTGGCTCGCGCGGCACTTCGGGCTGCCCGACGTCGCCGTTGCGTGGGTCGCGATCGCCGTATTCCTTGGCCACCTGTATCCGGTGTTCTTCCGCTTCCAGGGCGGCAAGGGCGTCGCGACCGCGGCCGGCGTGCTGCTCGCCGTGCATCCGGTGCTTGGCCTCGCGACCGCGCTGACCTGGCTGATCGTCGCGTTCTTCTTCCGCTATTCGTCGCTCGCGGCGCTGGTGGCGGCCGTGTTCGCACCGGTGTTCGACGTGTTCCTGTTCGGCACCGGCCACAACCCGGTCGCGTGGGCCGTGCTCGCGATGAGCGTGCTGCTCGTGTGGCGCCACCGCGGCAACATCTCGAAGCTGCTGGCGGGGCAGGAAAGCCGGATTGGCGACAAGAAGAAGGCGGCGTCCGACGGCGGCGCGCAGGACGGCGGGAAGGCCTGA
- the ybaK gene encoding Cys-tRNA(Pro) deacylase, which translates to MSKSRHVSETPATQLLRRHGVAFGEHPYDYVEHGGTGESARQLGVDEHSVVKTLVMEDEHAKPLIVLMHGDRTVSTKNLARQIGAKRVEPCKPDVANRHSGYLVGGTSPFGTRKTMPVYVESTILELPTIYLNGGRRGYLVSLAPAVLTTLLGAAPVQCASVD; encoded by the coding sequence ATGAGCAAATCCAGACACGTGTCCGAGACACCCGCGACCCAGCTGCTGCGCCGCCACGGCGTCGCCTTTGGCGAGCATCCGTACGATTACGTCGAGCATGGCGGCACCGGCGAGTCGGCGCGCCAGCTCGGCGTCGACGAACACAGCGTCGTGAAGACGCTCGTGATGGAGGACGAGCACGCGAAGCCGCTGATCGTGCTGATGCACGGCGACCGCACGGTGTCGACCAAGAACCTCGCGCGGCAGATCGGCGCGAAGCGCGTCGAGCCGTGCAAGCCCGACGTCGCGAACCGCCATTCCGGCTATCTGGTCGGCGGCACGTCGCCGTTCGGCACGCGCAAGACGATGCCCGTGTACGTCGAGTCGACCATCCTCGAATTGCCGACGATCTACCTGAACGGCGGCCGCCGCGGCTATCTCGTCAGCCTCGCGCCGGCGGTGCTCACGACGCTGCTCGGCGCGGCGCCCGTGCAGTGTGCGAGCGTCGACTGA
- a CDS encoding class I adenylate-forming enzyme family protein: MSSPVRSSAPLDVAALLAALPGRIADVPARWAAHAPARPALVEDARRLSYGELSRAVDAAAERLARLGVHGGDRVMIVAENSVAQIVLLFAAARVDAWALVSNARLSAGELDAIAAHARPKLIAFATEASPDARAHAARHDATPADTLPVDIGAWSYRVDASAPGEPVAADGAAQCAALIYTTGTTGTPKGVMLSHRNLLFIAATSSALRRVSPDDVVYTVLPVSHVYGLASVCLGSLYAGATLRLAPRFSPEAVRVALADEGVTIFQGVPAMHAKLLEHLHTHAHAWRAPRLRFAYSGGSPLDADLKARVERVYGVPLHNGYGMTESSPTITQTPLDAPRADCSVGVPIPGVEMRIVAPDGADVPQGEVGEIRVRGPNVMLGYYRNAEATRAAVSPDGWLSTGDLARQEADGSVTIAGRSKELIIRSGFNVYPVEVEQVLNAHPDVVQAAVVGRAVDGNEEVLAFVELVPGATATEAEAALQAWCAQRLAPYKRPARIRVLDALPAASTGKVLKHKLRELA; encoded by the coding sequence ATGTCCTCGCCTGTCCGCTCATCCGCGCCACTCGACGTCGCGGCACTGCTCGCCGCCTTGCCCGGCCGCATCGCCGACGTGCCCGCCCGCTGGGCCGCGCACGCACCCGCGCGTCCGGCGCTGGTCGAAGATGCGCGCCGCCTGTCGTACGGCGAGTTGTCGCGAGCAGTCGATGCGGCCGCCGAGCGGCTCGCGCGCCTCGGCGTGCACGGCGGCGATCGCGTGATGATCGTCGCGGAAAACAGCGTCGCGCAGATCGTGCTGCTGTTCGCGGCGGCGCGCGTCGACGCATGGGCGCTCGTGTCGAACGCGCGACTGTCGGCCGGCGAACTCGATGCGATCGCCGCGCACGCGCGGCCGAAGCTGATCGCATTCGCGACGGAAGCGTCGCCCGATGCACGCGCGCACGCGGCGCGCCACGACGCGACGCCAGCCGATACGCTGCCGGTCGACATCGGCGCGTGGTCATACCGCGTCGACGCGAGCGCGCCCGGCGAACCTGTGGCGGCCGATGGCGCCGCGCAGTGCGCGGCGCTGATCTACACGACCGGCACGACGGGTACGCCGAAAGGCGTGATGCTGTCGCACCGCAACCTGTTGTTCATCGCGGCGACGTCGAGCGCGCTGCGCCGCGTGTCGCCGGACGACGTCGTCTACACGGTGCTGCCCGTGTCGCACGTGTACGGGCTCGCATCGGTATGCCTCGGCAGCCTGTACGCCGGCGCGACGCTGCGGCTTGCGCCGCGCTTCTCGCCGGAGGCCGTGCGCGTGGCGCTCGCCGACGAAGGCGTGACGATCTTCCAGGGCGTGCCCGCGATGCACGCGAAGCTGCTCGAGCATCTGCACACGCATGCGCACGCGTGGCGCGCGCCGCGGCTGCGCTTCGCGTATTCGGGCGGCTCGCCGCTCGACGCCGACCTGAAGGCGCGCGTCGAGCGCGTGTACGGCGTGCCGCTGCACAACGGCTATGGAATGACCGAGAGCAGCCCGACGATCACGCAGACACCGCTCGACGCGCCGCGTGCGGACTGCTCGGTCGGCGTGCCGATCCCGGGGGTCGAGATGCGGATCGTCGCGCCCGACGGTGCCGACGTGCCGCAGGGCGAAGTCGGTGAAATCCGCGTGCGCGGGCCAAACGTGATGCTCGGCTACTACCGCAACGCGGAGGCCACGCGCGCGGCCGTATCGCCGGACGGCTGGCTCAGCACCGGCGACCTCGCGCGCCAGGAAGCGGACGGCTCGGTGACGATCGCGGGCCGCAGCAAGGAGCTGATCATCCGCTCGGGCTTCAACGTGTATCCGGTCGAAGTCGAACAGGTGCTGAACGCGCATCCGGATGTCGTGCAGGCGGCGGTCGTCGGCCGCGCTGTCGACGGCAACGAGGAAGTGCTCGCGTTCGTCGAGCTGGTGCCGGGTGCGACCGCGACCGAGGCCGAGGCCGCGCTGCAGGCGTGGTGCGCGCAACGGCTCGCGCCTTACAAGCGGCCCGCGCGCATCCGCGTGCTCGATGCGCTGCCGGCCGCATCGACGGGCAAGGTGCTCAAGCACAAGCTGCGCGAGCTCGCGTGA